A single region of the Streptomyces sp. AM 4-1-1 genome encodes:
- a CDS encoding Rieske 2Fe-2S domain-containing protein, with translation MSSQENPEENLPAEQDPAHGAVEGAGDPFADPGLPAHQPRIQDIDERAAKRSERTVALLFTLSMLATVGFIASYVIFPVDKIVFIWPFGHVSALNFSLGLTLGVALFAIGAGAVHWARTLMSDVEVADERHPIAAEPEVRSKVLADFKAGAEESAFGRRKLIRNTMFGALALVPLSGVVLLRDLGPLPEKKLRSTLWAKGKQLVNMNTMQPLRPEDVAVGSLTFAMPEGLEEDAHDFQTQIAKAALMIVRIEPENIKDKREREWAHEGIVAFSKICTHVGCPISLYEQQTHHVLCPCHQSTFDLSDGARVIFGPAGHALPQLRIGVNSEGNLEALGDFEEPVGPAFWERG, from the coding sequence ATGAGTAGCCAAGAGAATCCAGAAGAGAACCTGCCCGCTGAGCAGGACCCCGCGCACGGCGCGGTAGAGGGCGCGGGCGATCCGTTCGCCGACCCGGGGCTGCCGGCCCACCAGCCGCGCATCCAGGACATCGACGAACGGGCCGCGAAGCGGTCCGAGCGCACGGTCGCGCTCCTGTTCACGCTGTCCATGCTGGCGACGGTCGGCTTCATCGCCTCCTACGTCATCTTCCCGGTCGACAAGATCGTGTTCATCTGGCCGTTCGGCCACGTGAGCGCGCTCAACTTCTCGCTCGGGCTGACCCTGGGCGTGGCGCTCTTCGCGATCGGCGCCGGAGCCGTCCACTGGGCGCGCACCCTGATGTCCGACGTGGAAGTGGCCGACGAGCGGCACCCGATCGCGGCCGAGCCCGAGGTCAGGTCCAAGGTCCTCGCCGACTTCAAGGCCGGCGCCGAGGAGTCCGCCTTCGGCCGCCGCAAGCTGATCCGGAACACCATGTTCGGCGCGCTGGCCCTGGTGCCGCTCTCCGGTGTGGTGCTGCTGCGCGACCTCGGTCCGCTGCCGGAGAAGAAGCTCCGCTCCACCCTGTGGGCGAAGGGCAAGCAGCTCGTCAACATGAACACGATGCAGCCGCTGCGCCCCGAGGACGTCGCCGTCGGTTCGCTGACCTTCGCCATGCCCGAGGGCCTGGAGGAGGACGCGCACGACTTCCAGACGCAGATCGCCAAGGCCGCACTGATGATCGTCCGCATCGAGCCGGAGAACATCAAGGACAAGCGTGAGCGCGAGTGGGCCCACGAGGGAATCGTGGCCTTCTCGAAGATCTGCACCCACGTCGGCTGCCCGATCAGCCTGTACGAGCAGCAGACGCACCACGTGCTCTGCCCGTGCCACCAGTCCACCTTCGACCTCTCCGACGGCGCCCGCGTCATCTTCGGTCCGGCCGGCCACGCCCTTCCGCAGCTGCGGATCGGTGTGAACAGCGAGGGCAACCTCGAGGCGCTCGGGGACTTCGAAGAGCCCGTCGGTCCTGCCTTCTGGGAGCGCGGATGA
- a CDS encoding c-type cytochrome, translating into MKKLSARRRHPLAAVVVLLLALAATGGLYAAFAPAGKAQADDTAQSLAIEEGKKLYSVGCASCHGTGGQGTTDGPLLVGVGSAAVDFQVGTGRMPAQQPGAQVPKKKVIYTQPEIDQLAAYVASLGAGPITPTDKQVSPEGADIAKGGELFRTNCAQCHNFTGKGGALTHGKYAPSLEGVSPKHLYEAMQTGPQSMPSFPDTTMPEKEKKDIIAYVQTVNGSDTASPGGLSLGGLGPVSEGLFGWIFGLGGLIAVAVWVAAHTAKAKKS; encoded by the coding sequence GTGAAAAAGCTCTCCGCACGACGACGCCATCCTCTGGCGGCCGTCGTCGTACTACTCCTCGCGCTGGCGGCCACTGGGGGGCTGTACGCCGCGTTTGCGCCTGCGGGTAAGGCGCAGGCCGACGACACCGCCCAGTCCCTCGCCATCGAGGAGGGCAAGAAGCTCTACTCCGTCGGTTGCGCCAGCTGCCACGGAACCGGCGGTCAGGGCACCACCGACGGGCCACTCCTGGTCGGCGTGGGCTCGGCCGCCGTCGACTTCCAGGTCGGTACGGGCCGCATGCCCGCGCAGCAGCCGGGCGCCCAGGTACCGAAGAAGAAGGTCATCTACACGCAGCCCGAGATCGACCAGCTCGCGGCGTACGTCGCGTCGCTCGGCGCCGGTCCGATCACGCCGACCGACAAGCAGGTCAGCCCCGAGGGCGCGGACATCGCCAAGGGCGGTGAGCTGTTCCGCACCAACTGCGCCCAGTGCCACAACTTCACCGGCAAGGGCGGCGCGCTGACGCACGGCAAGTACGCCCCGAGCCTGGAAGGCGTCTCCCCGAAGCACCTCTACGAGGCCATGCAGACCGGCCCGCAGAGCATGCCCTCCTTCCCCGACACGACGATGCCGGAGAAGGAGAAGAAGGACATCATCGCGTACGTCCAGACGGTGAACGGTTCGGACACCGCGAGCCCCGGGGGCCTGTCCCTGGGCGGCCTCGGTCCCGTCAGCGAGGGTCTTTTCGGCTGGATCTTCGGGCTGGGTGGACTGATCGCAGTTGCCGTCTGGGTCGCGGCCCACACCGCTAAGGCCAAGAAGTCATGA
- a CDS encoding heme-copper oxidase subunit III: MSVVATATTVETGHAHPSVNRPNLTSVGTIIWLSSELMFFAALFAMYFTLRSVTGPEHWKEMASSLNLPFSATNTTILVLSSLTCQLGVFAAERGDVKKLRTWFVITFVMGAIFIGGQVFEYTELVKKDGLSLSSDPYGSAFYLTTGFHGLHVTGGLIAFLLVLGRTYAAKRFTHEQATAAIVVSYYWHFVDVVWIGLFATIYLIK, translated from the coding sequence ATGTCGGTCGTGGCGACAGCAACGACAGTAGAAACCGGGCACGCGCACCCGTCGGTCAATCGACCGAACCTCACCAGCGTCGGAACCATCATCTGGTTGAGTTCCGAGCTGATGTTCTTCGCGGCCCTCTTCGCGATGTACTTCACCCTGCGATCGGTGACGGGACCCGAGCACTGGAAGGAAATGGCGTCCAGCCTGAACCTTCCGTTCTCGGCCACGAACACCACGATCCTGGTGCTCTCTTCCCTCACCTGCCAGCTCGGCGTCTTCGCCGCGGAGCGGGGCGACGTGAAGAAGCTCCGTACCTGGTTCGTGATCACCTTCGTGATGGGTGCGATCTTCATCGGAGGCCAGGTCTTCGAGTACACCGAGCTGGTGAAGAAGGACGGCCTCTCGCTGTCCTCCGACCCCTACGGCTCGGCGTTCTACCTGACCACAGGCTTCCACGGTCTGCATGTGACAGGCGGTCTCATCGCCTTCCTGCTCGTCCTGGGCAGGACATACGCGGCCAAGAGATTCACCCACGAACAGGCCACCGCAGCCATCGTCGTGTCCTACTACTGGCACTTCGTCGATGTCGTGTGGATCGGCCTCTTCGCCACGATCTACCTGATCAAGTAA